The Oxalobacteraceae bacterium OTU3CINTB1 genome includes a window with the following:
- a CDS encoding TonB-dependent receptor, producing MYKPEQPVQSRSAQPRLMLSAITLAVLTLANQTAALAQEAEAPMQRVEVTGSSIKRLATEASLPVSTVKAEDLVKQGMTTLADLMMALPQSASLAPSNAGSGTNINLRGLGVNRTLVLLNGRRLANEAIADGYANLDVIPMSAIARVEILRDGASSIYGSDAIGGVVNFITRTQYEGLEATLQHVEVGRRGGGEEERGTLTWGKGNLERDGWSVWGTVDAHKRSALAASDRASLSSPELLTSIGRSPSLGTGGNATPANFTTATNRTARNPYAATGCVAPYSLPGRSNTCVLDANAYGNALYENQQVTFYARASKKLGEDHVVSIDYSRGEEHIIGTRNPTNALAVNGVQPQLPSTSKWYPGNSGGVPAMSGLNGATLIPTWAVADYGAAATKDVQLNQRVAITAEGTIKGWDYKTGLVVGISNRDNYYDNGYFTGQGLLDGLRNGQLNPFGLQDAAGRAYLESINVDGQKNRESKSTYKGVDFTASRAVMELGGGDLALAVGTSFSRDTNEDTRLDIVRQVTYANASPSHGEGGRNVAALFAELDMPFTKKLNVNVAVRDDHFSDFGNTINPKVSFRYEATKQLMFRGSANTGFRAPTLFDRYGYRLPGATGLTSARWDDPVLCPGGRPGVAGSGTALPGYVSANVCNVQLPKQTGSNADVQPEKSKGFTFGTVFEPTATSMVSIDYWNIRMTDMLANLPEQVYFLDPTKYASDFVRNPDGTINFIRNTIMNLGGQKAAGIDVSASYAFPRSSFGDFKVSIDGTYLTQFDNQLDNGSPYVSNVGRFGLASNGTTSSFPIITYRWKHVAKLNWALGNWNSTLTQNYNSKYEDQNLVAQQYWRDINSYKNWQWTTTYTGFKNLSLTAGITNLFDAKPPVTNSSQYSNGYLSSAASPIGRAFNFRATYKFY from the coding sequence ATGTACAAGCCCGAGCAACCGGTCCAAAGCCGCTCCGCACAACCAAGGCTGATGTTGTCGGCCATTACCCTGGCCGTGCTGACGCTGGCCAACCAGACCGCCGCGCTGGCGCAGGAAGCCGAGGCGCCGATGCAGCGCGTCGAGGTGACCGGTTCGAGCATCAAACGCCTGGCCACCGAGGCCTCGCTGCCGGTCAGCACCGTCAAAGCCGAAGACCTGGTCAAGCAGGGCATGACCACGCTGGCCGACCTGATGATGGCGCTGCCGCAATCGGCGTCGCTGGCGCCGTCCAACGCCGGCTCGGGCACCAACATCAATCTGCGCGGCCTGGGCGTGAACCGCACCCTGGTGCTGTTGAACGGCCGTCGCCTGGCCAACGAGGCGATCGCCGACGGCTACGCCAACCTGGATGTGATTCCAATGAGCGCGATCGCGCGCGTCGAGATCCTGCGCGACGGCGCCTCGTCGATCTACGGCTCCGACGCCATCGGCGGCGTGGTCAACTTCATCACCCGCACGCAGTACGAGGGCCTGGAAGCGACCTTGCAGCACGTGGAAGTGGGCCGTCGCGGCGGCGGCGAAGAGGAACGCGGTACCCTGACTTGGGGTAAGGGCAATCTGGAACGCGACGGCTGGAGCGTTTGGGGCACGGTCGACGCGCACAAGCGCTCGGCCCTGGCGGCGAGCGACCGCGCCAGTCTGAGCTCCCCGGAGCTGCTGACCAGCATCGGCCGTTCGCCATCGCTGGGCACCGGCGGCAACGCCACCCCGGCCAACTTCACCACCGCCACCAACCGCACCGCGCGCAATCCGTACGCCGCCACTGGCTGCGTGGCCCCGTACTCGCTGCCGGGCCGCTCCAACACCTGCGTGCTGGACGCGAACGCCTACGGCAACGCGCTGTACGAAAACCAGCAGGTGACGTTCTACGCCCGCGCCTCGAAGAAGCTCGGCGAAGACCACGTGGTCTCGATCGACTACTCGCGCGGCGAAGAGCACATCATCGGCACCCGCAATCCGACCAACGCGCTGGCCGTCAACGGCGTCCAGCCGCAACTGCCGTCGACCAGCAAATGGTATCCGGGTAACAGCGGCGGCGTGCCGGCGATGTCTGGCTTGAATGGCGCCACCCTGATCCCCACCTGGGCCGTCGCCGACTATGGCGCCGCAGCCACCAAGGACGTGCAGCTGAACCAGCGCGTGGCCATCACCGCCGAAGGCACCATCAAGGGCTGGGACTACAAGACCGGTCTGGTGGTCGGCATCTCCAATCGCGACAACTACTACGACAACGGCTACTTCACCGGCCAGGGTCTGCTCGACGGCCTGCGCAACGGCCAGCTCAATCCATTCGGCCTGCAGGACGCCGCCGGCCGCGCCTACCTGGAAAGCATCAACGTCGACGGCCAGAAGAACCGCGAATCGAAGAGCACCTACAAGGGCGTCGATTTCACCGCCAGCCGCGCCGTAATGGAACTGGGCGGCGGCGACCTGGCGCTGGCCGTCGGCACGAGCTTCAGCCGCGACACCAACGAGGACACGCGCCTCGACATCGTGCGCCAGGTGACCTACGCCAACGCCAGCCCGTCGCACGGCGAAGGTGGCCGCAACGTCGCCGCGCTGTTCGCCGAGCTGGATATGCCGTTCACCAAAAAACTGAATGTCAACGTCGCCGTACGCGACGACCATTTCAGCGACTTCGGCAACACCATCAATCCGAAGGTCAGCTTCCGCTACGAGGCGACCAAGCAGCTGATGTTCCGCGGCTCGGCCAACACCGGCTTCCGCGCTCCAACGCTGTTCGACCGCTACGGCTACCGCCTGCCCGGCGCCACCGGCCTGACCTCGGCGCGCTGGGACGACCCGGTGCTGTGCCCGGGCGGCCGCCCGGGCGTGGCCGGCAGCGGGACCGCGCTGCCGGGCTACGTCTCGGCTAACGTCTGCAACGTGCAGTTGCCGAAGCAGACCGGCAGCAACGCCGACGTCCAGCCGGAAAAATCGAAGGGCTTCACCTTCGGTACCGTGTTCGAGCCGACCGCCACCTCGATGGTGTCGATCGACTACTGGAACATCCGCATGACCGACATGCTGGCGAACTTGCCGGAACAGGTCTACTTCCTCGACCCGACCAAGTACGCGTCGGACTTCGTGCGCAATCCGGACGGCACCATCAACTTCATCCGTAACACCATCATGAACCTGGGTGGCCAGAAGGCGGCCGGTATCGACGTCTCGGCGTCGTATGCTTTCCCGCGCAGCTCCTTCGGCGACTTCAAGGTATCGATCGACGGCACCTACCTGACGCAGTTCGACAATCAGCTCGACAACGGCAGCCCGTACGTGTCGAACGTCGGCCGCTTCGGCCTGGCGTCGAACGGTACAACCAGCAGCTTCCCGATCATCACCTATCGCTGGAAGCACGTGGCCAAGTTGAACTGGGCGCTGGGCAACTGGAACAGCACCCTGACGCAGAACTACAATTCGAAGTACGAAGACCAGAACCTGGTGGCGCAGCAGTACTGGCGCGACATCAACTCGTACAAGAACTGGCAGTGGACAACCACCTATACCGGCTTCAAAAACCTGTCGCTCACCGCCGGCATCACCAATCTGTTCGATGCCAAGCCGCCGGTCACCAACAGCAGCCAGTATAGCAATGGTTATCTGAGCAGCGCCGCCAGCCCGATCGGCCGCGCCTTCAACTTCCGCGCCACCTACAAGTTCTATTAA
- a CDS encoding rhamnogalacturonan acetylesterase, which translates to MKLPFSFLAAVALSMCAHAAHAADAAPPVVKPVRFILVGDSTMANNSGYGDAFCARVQRSNTCINLARGGRSSGSFRAEGRWDEVEGLLRGSAAYRATYVLIQFGHNDQPGKPGRSTDLKTEFPVNMARYAQEVKALGGVPVLVTPLTRRTFKENVLENNLQPWADVIRATAAAQRVPLLDLNADSYAAVQAMGQDEADTLAMAPRPEKTAEAAPAPAAGKVEVAGAAKSAFDRTHVGPKGAAFFSNMVVEEMKRAVPESAGMFKREGEQ; encoded by the coding sequence ATGAAACTCCCGTTCAGCTTTCTCGCCGCCGTCGCCTTGTCGATGTGCGCCCATGCCGCCCACGCCGCCGACGCCGCGCCGCCGGTGGTTAAACCGGTGCGCTTCATCCTCGTCGGCGATTCGACGATGGCCAACAACAGCGGCTACGGCGACGCCTTCTGCGCCCGCGTGCAACGTTCGAACACCTGCATCAACCTGGCCCGGGGCGGTCGCAGCTCCGGCAGCTTCCGCGCCGAGGGCCGCTGGGACGAGGTCGAGGGACTGCTGCGCGGCAGCGCCGCCTATCGCGCCACCTATGTGCTGATCCAGTTCGGCCATAACGACCAGCCGGGAAAACCCGGCCGCTCGACCGATCTCAAAACCGAATTCCCGGTCAATATGGCCCGCTACGCGCAGGAAGTGAAAGCGCTTGGCGGCGTTCCCGTGCTGGTCACGCCGCTGACGCGCCGTACCTTCAAGGAGAACGTCCTGGAAAACAATCTGCAGCCATGGGCCGACGTGATCCGCGCCACCGCCGCCGCCCAGCGCGTGCCGCTGCTGGACCTGAACGCCGACAGCTACGCCGCCGTGCAGGCGATGGGCCAGGACGAAGCCGACACGCTGGCGATGGCCCCGCGTCCGGAGAAAACCGCCGAAGCCGCACCGGCGCCGGCCGCCGGCAAGGTGGAAGTCGCCGGCGCCGCCAAATCCGCCTTCGACCGCACCCACGTCGGCCCGAAAGGCGCCGCGTTTTTCTCCAACATGGTGGTGGAGGAGATGAAGCGCGCCGTGCCGGAAAGCGCGGGCATGTTCAAGCGCGAGGGCGAACAGTGA
- a CDS encoding pectinesterase family protein, translated as MKLAHSVFAAAALMVASGAWAGQSQAVASSTRPQLSAAQARQFAYGEVLKYVGAAGKEIVDPWDPLADPLAKGAAFTPNYIVDQAAKADGVKTFNTIQQAVNRAVLDSAAYPARRLYMLVKPGTYQELVYVPASTAPLTMYGDGKDPVAATVTAKLDASITGAAYAAQYGAQFAKAAPDAQAMYATIKDRAVIGTFGTATVWVQNNGFQARNLTFENGYNKDIGNARAESLPNVNNVHHQALALQVDGADKAQFENIRLIGFQDTLYLKSPRIGSTSRSFFNKSYIEGDVDFIFGDSTAYFYQTEIKSIGDRGLSYVAAPDTHLKTKYGFVFDNCRFTHDGSANARRGTFYLLRQWFHSSRCTPYAPVPTEGYACLLGDTNGYQAPTGTVARVSLEAVGKMVVLNSRIGAHINRGKPWSDWNKPGALSYRPAQYNSDDYWNNLIKAGIDPVRDLGYTAKPTPADIFIGEFNNQDE; from the coding sequence GTGAAGCTGGCGCATTCGGTTTTTGCCGCCGCAGCGCTGATGGTTGCCAGCGGCGCGTGGGCGGGGCAGTCGCAGGCCGTGGCCTCGAGCACCCGCCCACAACTGAGCGCCGCGCAAGCCAGACAATTCGCTTACGGCGAAGTGCTCAAGTACGTCGGCGCCGCCGGCAAGGAAATCGTCGATCCCTGGGACCCGCTGGCCGACCCGCTGGCCAAGGGCGCCGCGTTCACGCCCAACTACATCGTCGACCAGGCCGCGAAGGCGGACGGCGTGAAAACGTTCAACACCATCCAGCAGGCGGTCAACCGCGCGGTGCTCGATAGCGCCGCGTATCCGGCCAGGCGCCTGTACATGCTGGTCAAACCCGGGACCTATCAGGAGCTGGTCTACGTCCCCGCCAGCACCGCGCCGCTGACGATGTATGGCGACGGCAAGGACCCCGTCGCCGCCACCGTCACCGCCAAGCTGGATGCCTCGATCACCGGCGCCGCCTACGCCGCGCAATACGGCGCGCAGTTCGCCAAAGCGGCGCCGGACGCGCAGGCGATGTACGCGACGATCAAGGACCGCGCGGTCATCGGCACCTTCGGCACCGCCACCGTCTGGGTACAAAACAACGGCTTCCAGGCGCGCAACCTGACATTCGAAAACGGCTACAACAAGGACATCGGCAATGCCAGGGCGGAATCGCTCCCGAACGTCAACAACGTGCACCACCAGGCCCTGGCGTTGCAGGTGGACGGCGCGGACAAGGCGCAATTCGAGAACATCCGCCTGATCGGCTTCCAGGACACGCTGTACCTCAAGTCGCCGCGCATCGGCAGCACTTCGCGCAGCTTCTTCAACAAGTCCTATATCGAAGGCGACGTCGATTTCATTTTCGGCGACAGCACCGCCTACTTTTACCAAACCGAGATCAAATCGATCGGCGACCGTGGCCTGTCGTATGTCGCGGCGCCGGACACGCATTTGAAAACCAAATACGGCTTCGTCTTCGACAACTGCCGCTTCACGCACGACGGCTCGGCCAACGCGCGGCGAGGCACGTTCTACCTGCTGCGCCAGTGGTTCCACAGCTCCCGCTGCACGCCGTACGCACCGGTGCCGACCGAGGGCTACGCCTGTCTCCTGGGCGACACCAACGGCTATCAGGCGCCGACCGGCACCGTTGCCCGCGTATCCCTGGAGGCGGTCGGCAAGATGGTCGTGCTCAATTCCCGCATAGGCGCCCATATCAACCGCGGCAAGCCTTGGTCGGACTGGAACAAGCCAGGTGCCCTGTCTTACCGTCCGGCGCAATACAACTCGGACGACTACTGGAACAATTTGATCAAGGCCGGCATCGACCCGGTCAGGGATCTCGGCTACACCGCAAAACCTACTCCCGCCGATATCTTCATCGGTGAATTCAACAATCAGGACGAATAA
- a CDS encoding glycoside hydrolase family 28 protein — MSINTQRRSLMKALPAAGLTLGLPVTASAATAPDPWLQAQAIVDHVSRPLKFRKQDFDITAYGARTCKLSKVKAWISFEEQDTIDTPVAGSPDCYAAIRDAIKACSDAGGGRVVIPAGDWYCAGPIVLLSNVNVHLSAKAHVYFSHKPEDYAKYGDIDCGKHGKLSISRWQSNDVLNYSSMIYAYNQHNIALTGDDWTSTLDGQGGVPFNDEGDCWWTWKGKQKTINSIGQGTTPNFKAGKMSENTENPLNAMSLATVAPNLTEAERLLIQGEGQRWRADAQYLPALSEAGVPLSKRVFGVGHYLRPPMIQLIGCTNVLLQGYHVTRTPFWMHHPVHCRNFVIRKVHCESHGPNSDGFDPEACDHVLVDGCTFDTGDDCIAIKAGKDLDTQFGPSQNIVIQNCIMHSGHGGVTLGSEMAGGIQNVFAQKLVFENANWKTNPLNTAIRMKTNMNRGGYLRNFYVRDCTVPNGVQLSPSFYASLPGSPIQSKTVATAAGAIVTFDCDYTPISDNVRTRPPVVSNIHISNIKVGNVTKDGKTASCFQAIVILGPVASDYNGPGPMPPVVPVTDVTITDCDFGAPVNAAQPWFLYNVKGLTLKNVTIGGKVHNTTLNA, encoded by the coding sequence ATGTCTATCAATACCCAGCGCCGCAGTTTGATGAAAGCCCTGCCGGCCGCCGGCCTGACGCTCGGCCTTCCCGTTACCGCCAGTGCCGCCACCGCGCCCGATCCATGGCTGCAGGCGCAAGCGATCGTCGACCACGTCTCCAGGCCGCTCAAGTTCCGCAAACAGGATTTCGACATCACCGCCTACGGCGCCAGGACCTGCAAGCTGTCCAAGGTCAAGGCCTGGATCTCGTTCGAGGAACAGGACACCATCGACACCCCGGTGGCCGGATCGCCCGACTGCTACGCCGCCATCCGCGACGCCATCAAGGCCTGTAGCGACGCCGGCGGCGGCCGCGTCGTCATCCCGGCCGGCGACTGGTACTGCGCCGGCCCGATCGTGCTGCTGTCGAACGTGAACGTGCACCTGAGCGCCAAGGCCCACGTCTACTTCAGCCACAAGCCGGAGGACTACGCCAAGTACGGCGACATCGATTGCGGCAAGCATGGCAAGCTGTCGATCTCGCGCTGGCAGAGCAACGACGTGCTGAATTATTCTTCGATGATCTACGCCTACAACCAGCACAACATCGCGCTGACCGGCGACGACTGGACCAGCACCCTGGACGGCCAGGGCGGCGTGCCGTTCAACGACGAAGGTGACTGCTGGTGGACCTGGAAGGGCAAGCAAAAAACCATCAACTCCATTGGCCAGGGCACCACGCCCAACTTCAAGGCCGGCAAAATGTCGGAGAATACGGAGAACCCGCTCAACGCCATGTCGCTGGCGACGGTCGCGCCGAACCTGACCGAGGCCGAGCGCCTGCTGATCCAGGGTGAAGGCCAGCGGTGGCGCGCCGACGCGCAGTATCTGCCGGCGTTGTCCGAAGCGGGCGTGCCGCTGTCGAAGCGCGTGTTCGGCGTCGGCCACTATCTGCGTCCGCCGATGATCCAGCTGATCGGCTGCACCAACGTGCTGCTGCAGGGTTATCACGTGACGCGCACGCCGTTCTGGATGCACCACCCGGTCCACTGCCGCAATTTCGTCATCCGCAAGGTGCACTGCGAAAGCCATGGCCCCAACAGCGACGGCTTCGATCCGGAGGCCTGCGACCACGTGCTGGTCGATGGCTGCACCTTCGACACAGGCGACGACTGCATCGCCATCAAGGCCGGCAAGGACCTGGACACGCAATTCGGCCCGTCGCAGAATATCGTGATCCAGAACTGCATCATGCACAGCGGCCATGGCGGCGTGACCCTGGGCAGCGAGATGGCCGGCGGCATCCAGAACGTGTTCGCTCAAAAGCTGGTGTTCGAAAACGCCAACTGGAAGACCAACCCGCTCAACACCGCGATCCGCATGAAGACCAACATGAATCGCGGCGGCTACCTGCGCAATTTCTACGTGCGCGATTGCACTGTACCGAATGGCGTGCAGCTGTCGCCATCGTTCTACGCGTCGCTGCCAGGGTCGCCGATCCAGTCGAAGACCGTGGCAACGGCGGCCGGCGCCATCGTCACCTTCGATTGCGACTACACGCCGATCAGCGACAACGTGCGTACCCGCCCGCCGGTGGTGTCGAACATCCATATCTCCAACATCAAGGTCGGCAACGTGACCAAGGATGGCAAGACCGCGTCGTGCTTCCAGGCGATCGTGATACTGGGACCTGTAGCGTCGGACTACAACGGTCCGGGCCCGATGCCGCCGGTGGTGCCGGTGACCGACGTGACCATCACCGACTGCGATTTCGGCGCCCCGGTCAACGCCGCGCAGCCTTGGTTCCTGTACAACGTCAAAGGCCTGACCTTGAAAAACGTCACCATCGGCGGCAAGGTCCACAACACCACGCTCAACGCCTGA
- a CDS encoding pectinesterase family protein, which yields MAIDRRAVLRRLPALLAAMTLPAAVAPALALEVAPLALPASGARNVNPDTHLVLRFAQPPMLGKSGRIRIYDAADDRLVDTLDLAIPAGPTERTKLPAAPYLATPYPYPDGPRRTNANTRAGMPSAGAEPTPDSYQLTIIGGFTDGFHFHPVIVRGNTATIYPHHNLLDYGKRYYVQIDPGVIVGFKGISGKKAWGFSTKAMPPRADIERVTVNADGSGDFNTVQGALDFVPDHPARRTTIFVHNGDYEEIVYFRRKSNLTIEGEHRSKVRVHYANNEVFNPHPANISTNEAPGTFPSRRAAFAADNVKGVHLKNMTLQTTLEGQAEGLLITGEENMVSDVTVIGSGDALQVNGSTYLKGVKIIGHGDTILGRGPAFFRRCEIESRGPFMWIRNTSANHGNVFVDCRFSAIGDGQPHLARSPVNKGKGYPYAEAVLINATLSGVSPQGWGELGGDASNVRFWEYNSRNVDGTPVDVSKRHPASRQLTRERDAELINNYSTPSWVLGGWAPPTTDGPVSE from the coding sequence ATGGCAATCGACCGGCGCGCTGTACTAAGGAGGCTGCCGGCGCTGCTGGCCGCCATGACGTTGCCGGCCGCCGTGGCGCCCGCCCTGGCGCTGGAAGTGGCGCCACTGGCCTTACCGGCCAGCGGCGCGCGCAACGTCAATCCGGATACCCATCTGGTGCTGCGTTTCGCGCAGCCACCGATGCTCGGCAAGTCCGGCCGCATCCGCATTTACGATGCGGCGGACGACCGGCTTGTCGATACGCTGGACCTTGCCATTCCGGCCGGTCCGACCGAACGCACCAAGCTGCCGGCCGCGCCATATCTGGCAACGCCCTACCCTTATCCGGACGGGCCGCGCCGCACCAATGCCAATACCAGGGCGGGGATGCCTTCGGCCGGCGCCGAGCCCACGCCGGACAGCTACCAGTTGACCATCATCGGGGGCTTTACGGACGGCTTCCACTTCCATCCCGTGATCGTCAGGGGGAACACTGCGACCATCTACCCGCATCACAATCTGCTTGACTACGGCAAGCGCTATTACGTGCAGATCGATCCGGGCGTGATCGTCGGCTTCAAGGGCATCAGCGGAAAGAAGGCATGGGGTTTTAGCACCAAGGCCATGCCGCCCCGCGCGGACATCGAACGCGTGACGGTCAACGCCGATGGCAGCGGCGATTTCAATACCGTGCAAGGCGCGCTGGACTTCGTTCCGGACCATCCCGCGCGGCGCACCACGATCTTCGTGCACAACGGCGACTACGAGGAGATCGTCTATTTCCGGCGCAAGTCGAACCTGACAATCGAGGGCGAGCATCGCAGCAAGGTGCGGGTCCACTATGCCAACAACGAGGTATTTAATCCGCATCCGGCCAATATCAGCACCAACGAAGCGCCCGGCACTTTTCCGTCCCGCCGCGCGGCCTTCGCCGCCGACAACGTCAAAGGCGTCCATCTGAAGAACATGACGCTGCAGACGACATTGGAGGGGCAGGCGGAAGGCTTGCTGATCACGGGTGAGGAAAACATGGTCAGCGATGTCACCGTCATCGGCTCCGGCGACGCGTTGCAGGTCAACGGCAGCACCTATCTGAAGGGTGTGAAGATCATCGGCCACGGCGATACCATCCTCGGACGCGGACCGGCGTTCTTCCGCCGCTGCGAGATCGAATCGCGTGGGCCGTTTATGTGGATACGCAATACGTCCGCCAACCACGGAAATGTGTTCGTCGATTGCCGCTTCAGCGCCATTGGCGATGGCCAGCCGCACCTTGCGCGCTCTCCTGTCAACAAGGGCAAGGGTTATCCGTATGCGGAGGCGGTTCTGATCAATGCCACGTTGAGCGGCGTCAGTCCGCAAGGCTGGGGCGAGCTAGGCGGCGACGCTTCCAACGTACGCTTCTGGGAGTACAACAGCCGCAATGTCGATGGCACGCCGGTCGATGTCAGCAAGCGCCATCCGGCCTCGCGCCAACTGACGAGGGAGCGGGATGCGGAGCTGATAAATAACTACAGCACGCCGTCGTGGGTGTTGGGCGGCTGGGCGCCGCCAACAACAGACGGGCCCGTGTCCGAATGA
- a CDS encoding NAD(P)-binding domain-containing protein — protein sequence MKIGIIGAGNIGSALAMQLTKLGHSVHIANSRGPETLNDVAQKTGAQPVTIQEAASYGEILVVTIPLKNIPDLPKDLFTGVAAGVPIIDTSNYYPILRDGRIPELETGELTESEWVQQHLGRKVVKVFNNIHAEHIPTKGLPKGTAGRVALPVASDDAAAKQKVMALVEELGFDAVDDGSLHESWRQQPGTPAYGADLTADKLTELFNKLGPKRTEAQHAEYLANHAKLEREMAAKGSN from the coding sequence ATGAAAATCGGAATCATTGGTGCAGGTAATATCGGCAGCGCCCTTGCCATGCAGCTGACCAAGCTTGGTCACTCGGTACACATCGCCAACTCGCGCGGGCCAGAAACATTGAATGACGTCGCGCAAAAAACCGGAGCGCAGCCTGTCACGATCCAGGAAGCCGCCAGTTATGGCGAAATTCTCGTGGTCACCATTCCTCTCAAAAACATTCCTGATTTACCAAAGGACCTGTTTACCGGTGTTGCAGCCGGCGTGCCGATTATTGACACGAGTAACTATTACCCTATCCTTCGCGACGGCCGTATTCCGGAGCTGGAAACCGGTGAGCTCACCGAAAGCGAATGGGTGCAGCAGCACTTGGGCCGTAAGGTGGTGAAGGTGTTTAACAATATCCACGCCGAACACATCCCAACCAAGGGTCTGCCCAAAGGCACGGCAGGCCGTGTTGCACTGCCGGTCGCCAGCGACGACGCCGCGGCCAAGCAAAAAGTCATGGCGCTGGTCGAGGAACTGGGCTTTGACGCCGTCGATGACGGCAGCCTGCACGAGTCGTGGCGTCAGCAACCGGGTACGCCAGCCTACGGCGCCGATCTGACCGCCGACAAACTGACTGAGCTTTTCAACAAGCTGGGGCCAAAGCGCACCGAAGCGCAACACGCTGAGTACCTGGCCAATCACGCCAAACTGGAACGTGAGATGGCTGCAAAGGGCTCGAACTAA
- a CDS encoding SMP-30/gluconolactonase/LRE family protein, which yields MERVSDIQCAVGESPTWNAAESAFYWTDIPAKRVWRLDLASGATRFWTLDEMAGCVATRAGGGLIAGMETGVFKLDLGEGPAAVATKVATPSVESGALGEGKRFNDGRCDRQGRFVAGTMFMDMSANRPVGKLFRYDAVHGISAPLVVELLTQNGTAFSADGRTMYLSDSHPLRRMVWAFDYDIADGVPSNQRVFADLTKEVGRPDGAAVDADGCYWVAGNDGGCLLRFTPDGKLDRRLEVPMKKPSMCSFGGKDLDTMIVTSIPSGKPEDAEWGGAVLLLRPGVKGLAETPFAS from the coding sequence ATGGAACGCGTAAGCGACATCCAATGCGCGGTGGGCGAAAGCCCAACGTGGAATGCGGCGGAATCGGCCTTTTACTGGACCGATATCCCCGCCAAGCGTGTCTGGCGCCTGGACCTCGCGTCCGGCGCCACGCGTTTCTGGACCCTGGATGAAATGGCCGGCTGTGTCGCGACCAGGGCCGGTGGTGGCCTGATCGCCGGCATGGAGACGGGCGTGTTCAAGCTCGATCTGGGCGAAGGACCCGCCGCCGTCGCAACCAAGGTGGCGACACCGTCGGTGGAGTCGGGGGCACTCGGCGAGGGCAAGCGCTTCAACGACGGTCGCTGCGACCGTCAGGGGCGCTTCGTGGCCGGCACCATGTTCATGGACATGTCGGCCAATCGTCCGGTCGGAAAGCTGTTCCGCTACGATGCGGTGCATGGTATTTCGGCGCCGCTGGTGGTGGAGCTGCTGACGCAGAACGGCACCGCGTTTTCGGCGGACGGACGCACGATGTACCTGTCGGATTCGCATCCGCTGCGGCGCATGGTGTGGGCATTCGACTACGATATCGCCGACGGCGTGCCGTCGAACCAGCGCGTGTTTGCCGATTTGACGAAGGAAGTCGGTCGCCCGGACGGCGCTGCGGTCGACGCCGACGGCTGCTACTGGGTCGCCGGCAACGACGGCGGCTGCCTGCTGCGTTTCACCCCGGACGGCAAGCTCGATCGCCGCCTCGAGGTGCCGATGAAGAAGCCGTCGATGTGCTCCTTCGGCGGCAAGGATCTGGACACGATGATCGTCACGTCCATCCCGTCCGGCAAGCCGGAGGACGCGGAGTGGGGCGGGGCGGTGCTGCTGCTGCGGCCCGGCGTCAAAGGGCTGGCGGAAACGCCGTTCGCATCATGA